The segment ACTGattgagtaaccggggtagggtgcttgggttgtcattctactttGCGTCAAAAGGTTATGTGACGTGTTGGGTAAAACTTCGCTAAccggaaataaataattttaggagTATGTTAATGAGTAACCTTAggtggggtgcttgggttgtcatctctcttcgcgtcaaaaggtttaatatattcctaagtaaataaataataataaaatttaaaaaataaaaaaatcaaaaaaggaaaaaaaaaagaaaaaataagtactaataaagttgcacttcggggactaaaggaggaaataattaaggtgtcttagtaggtttggtaatttacctaaatggcataactcaagtcgatcttaatttttgtgtgaaataattggaatactttttctgttttacttaaagcaagcttagaggtctctttatttttcatatgcgtttttaactaatttttatgaaactttggagtggtaTTTCTTTTATGGCAGAATCTAGCTTTCACAGtcgataggaaccatacttgagggcaagcatgggctaagtaggggggaatttgataatactctaaaatgacgtgtttttatatattaatcatgtgtttattttgagcttgagcctactaatttgagctatttatgtctttttatcttttagggactaaattggaggtgaaaagtaaattcaagggaaaaagcgtcaatttggagattaaatgggccaatatgcaacgtgggacaaatatggtgccaaaagtgcgaacatggaaggcacaaggacttaaaagcaaatagaagagattttattttggaagactctattttattttattctattaggataattaatattaagataattattaggattattcaaatttaggattttattttaattatctttgtttatctttaattaaatgtatttatctttttagaatttaagttcaattagactatctccctagcactataaatagggagtgaagtgactctatttgggaggatctttttctgtaaacactctcctccaaaagtcttttgttctttcatatttctttttaataaaatttctttttccatatttttatttatttgctttccctctattatcatgagccactaaaacccttctagccaaaagttgtcaatatttccccaaaaaaggttcttgaggcctagaatccgtacttagccttctcgccaagtattcatcgtttcttcaAGACTACTGGTGGCGCTtcatccatggcccttaagaagtaagcttttcagcatatgcaaaggcggccgctttgtatgttttggaaggattgcatagtcggttcgttaacttactgcgtcagaggttggcgagccaaagagacaaaatggcgtgggattcgccattgagaagcgttgatctagcatagattactggctagagtcaggttccctaaaaatcgtaagtctaatctttggagctggtggtcgtaggcgtcctcttccactataactggcttactcgagtcgagaaggatcatccgaaagccaaggattgagcccaaggcggaatgagacaaccggaggctggaactttcccataagaatttcttttcacttaaaactctttttattatttttattgttttcgtaatcataatttcaataaactttaaaatctgttttaattttattttcgcttccaaaatcaattcttaaaatctatttttttttattttttccaggaacgcaagttttcttgggcacaattctgtccaggatttcgagaaacaagcattcgtataatccggttcctgaggattcgaccctactttccctttactattctttttctatttttattattttacaggaaataggttatttttggtgctctcaacgaccgcatcatcGGCATCAACCAATTCATCAACCGCAACCGACCGTTCCTCGACCTAATACATTAATCCTgtattaaaccttaaaccccaaacaCATTAATTTCTAAATCAATTCACTCACTTGGTAACCATGATCCTTCGCAATCTCAATGATGCTTTTTCGAGTTACCCCTTCAAGAATAGTCCCATTTGTTGCCGGAGTTGAAATCACATTTCCCTGAAAAAAGGGGTTTCTAACAAATCAGTGATACTTTTTAAAGCTTTTTTTCATGTACTTGAAGCTGATGGATACCTTAACAATGAAAATATTACAAGAGGAGACCTCTTCCAGATACTTTTTATTAATGGCGTCAAGATATAAGACATCAGAAAATCCTCGGTCTTTGGCTTTGGTAATTGCTTTCATAACCTGCAATAAAAGGgatcaaataaattgatttttgatGAACACAAAGAGACATTTACAAATGTTACTCACTGGTGCGTAGTTGGTGATTGACTTCACTCCTCCAGCTCCTCCAGGAGAAGCCCTAACATATTCTTCCTCGATGTATAAGTTCAAAGGTGCAGTACCCTCCTGATTCCAGGATTATCAGAATACAATTGAGTCTTCATCcaaattgttttaaaaatactttgaatatatatataataaacaagTCTACCTTGAAATAGTAACCAACAGGGGAAACATAAATGAGGAAAGTATATTCCGGAGCAGGTGCCAAGCCTAATATAGGACCAGTCCCTAGAAGCATAGGCCTAACATACAGTGACCCTTTTCCTGGAGGAGGAATCTGCAAGTAATCGATTCTGAAATTCATACATTGTTAAAACAAACCCAAGGGTAATTTTTCAGGGAATGCACTGTTTGTGTTTGTCAAAATTACCCAACGCTTGTTAGCCGATACAGTTTCCTTAACTGCATCAATAAATTGGTCAATGGAAGGGGATGGCATGCACATTCTTTCAGCCCCGTGCCTCATTCGACCTGCGTTTTGGTCTGCTCGGAATAGAAGAATTCGCCCATCTTGTGTCCTGTTAGCTTTCATGCCTTCGTATACGCCCTGGATAGTCAACAGTTTTTAGCTTTCATTATTTCATTCTAAGCTTATGGGGGGGGGCCTTCCTTTATCATCTTTATCACCATTTTTAGCCGAAATTTAAATTTGGGTTTGTCAATTACGGAATCAAAAAGAAAGATAGTAGATATTGAGATTCGATTTTCAAGATTATGTTTGAATATATTTGAAATTGCATTATTGATAATATTGAGATAGAGCATGGCTTGCCTGTCCATAGTTTAAGACACCTGCGGAAGGGCTTAACTCGATATTGGCATATCGACAGAGCTGTCCTTTTAGAAATCTTTGGTCTTTACAACAGCTCATAACGTACATGTAATCGGTTTGGGTCAATCCAAATCCAAGTTTATCCCAATTCACATCCGCATCCTCATCGTCACTAAAGTCACCACTTTatgtatttattaaaataaataaatgcacCTTAATAGATTAAATTATTGGATAAACTCTATcttaaaaattagtttaatttaaaatttcatccctCTACTTTCTAGAATTAAAAAATAATTcttctactttaatttcataaaatttaatttaattattggtaaatgcatgaatctatatTAATTTTTgctaattattatatataaaattgttGAACGGTATATTTTACTAATTTATTGCATATGAATGATTATTTTGTTGATTTTCAAGTTGGTGAtttaatgataacatttaaaagtGTTACTCAATTGGACTACAGATTTTTATAAAGGATAAAGATCAAATTCCAAATAAAAGTAGGATCAACTTATTTTTATaagaaatttataattaatattaaagtTTATATTTGATGCAaggttttattaaaatgaaaagaaagttcataaaagaaattttataatatttattaaagAAACGTGATAAAGACAAACTCTCCAGTGTACTTTTTGTCCAAACCCAATTATTTGTCGCTAATAATAAAGACATTCATGCATTCGtagctaaaaagaaaaaaattgtcatGGTTGCGTCAGGGTTTTACCGACAACTCTTATCGACAAAAAATGATTAGTTTTTAGTGTTCATGTAAGTTACCTGTAACCAGATGGTTTAGTCGTTGCTGGAGAATAAGCCTGAGATGTGAACCTATGATCATTTGCAATCTATAAACATGTACTAAAAAAGCATATTAATCCAGCATTTACAATAAACTGTACAAAACACTGTCATCTTAAAAGAGACTTTGTTGTTCTTATCTAACATACATTGGACATTTAAATCAATCTCTACGAAGATATGAGTTGATCATTTGGAGAATACTCAATGAATATCTTGTTGTTAAACGGTAAATTCACACCCAATCATCAAAAAGATTAGAAATCCAATCATGAACACGaaagaacaatatatatatataaaagaagcaACTTTCCATGCAAACAAAAGCAGTAACAATGATAACAATCAACGTTATATATTGAAAAGGCTAATAAGTTACCATAGATGAAAAAGAAGCAGCTCGTAAGGATTGAAGCAGATTGCGTATGGAAGAACTCTTCTGAATTGCCattgttttttaaaatttgtgttgaAACAGATAATAGAgaagaaataaaaatgaaaagcaGAGGTGGTATGTTTAAGAAGATTTCAAAGTAACAGATGAAAGAAATGAGGTGAAGAACAAACAACGTGATTAGGGAAGAGAAATTATTGTGGAGGTAAAAGAAAAAAGGAGAGAGACGTTTCTGGACTAATACCGGTGCATTAcagagaatgaaaaggaagggCCAAACATAAGCAGTGGCTCAGCTCCACACGGAAGTATGGGAAATTGCTAGAATAAATGTAGTCGAGTTGGCAGCAATGCAAGTGGTCAGGTCAAATCGTGGTACGAATATTCCACATTTTTATCATTGTTTTTGCTTCCATCAAACAAATTTCTTTATTGTATATTCAACATTTAGAAAGAACTTTTTTAGGTTTCTGTCTTATCTGTTTGTTCGGTGTCAAAGCATCTTATAATTTTTTGTTAGTATGGTGGAGAAAGAGGGTCAAATCCATGATCTCAAAGTAGGATTAAGTATATCGATATCCTACGTACTTTTTGCAGATGATTTTTTTAAGATGGATAAGGAGGCATGCCACACAATGAAAAGGATCTTGGAGCAATATTGCACTTACACATCAATTATAATAAATTGGAGCTTAAGATCAGTAAGAATTGCTACCCAAAGTTCGAAAGAACGCTCAAAGGTATTTTACAGGTAAGAGCTACCGGGGAGACTGGTAAATATTTGGGGATGAGGTTGGGGTTCCTAAACAAGAAAAGCAATTTCTTTCAACCCATCCTTAATAAGATGGAGTCCACATTATCTCTGTGGAAATCAAATTATTATGCAAGGAAGGAAGCTCAGCCTGATTAAATATGTGCTTTCAAGTGTACCCATATACCAATTATCATGTTTTCAAGCCCCAAAGAACATTTATGATAAAATGGACCAATTAATGAGAAACTTCTGGTGGGGCAACAAATCAAGTAGAAGGAAGATTCATTATATAAACTGGAATTGAGTCTTCTCTAGAAAATCTTTGGGGGGCCTCGGCTTAAGAAGTATGCATGCTATGAATAAAACCTTGCTGGCTATGATTGCAAGGAGAAATGTAAATGGCCAAAGGTGGCTCTTTCAAGAAACCTTGTCAAGAAATATTGTAAATTGGATAATTTTATTTAGACTCAGACGAAGTCAGGTGATTCTTGGGCTTGAAAGGGCATCCTTATGGGTAAGGAGATGGTTAGCAACAATATCGCCAGGCAAAACGACAACAGATGGAGTTCGCAAGATGGTTCGACGACCCTTAATCAAGTACTGATTTGAGACATTATTGCTAACTTGAATAGGCGACGATTACTTAATTCAAGTGTCATGGGTCGTAGTTTAAAGCCTATGACCAACGCACCAAATGCATTTAATGGAGGTATATTGTTTAGATGAGATTATTTGGCCCACAAGAACTAGCTTGATTCAGTAAGTTATTGGAGAAGcctgtcagattgaagcctggGTGACCCAATAATGAGGATATGACAACATAGGCTATTTTGATAACTAATCTTAAGAGATTGATatgaatcatatcttgtaaagattcGATTTGATACGGTATATATTGTAAATTCCATAATTTAAGGGATATGATTAATCTCGTTCATCGGTGTAATTTAATCTTGACCGTCGGTTTTGGGAGTTCTCACTTGTGGTGTTAAGACCGATGATCGCCTAAGGCCGTGTAAATCGTAAGACAAAAGATCTAACCCCGTGACACAAGGTTCAGGGTGCTCTAATACTTAAATGGCTGCACACCCATGATGGAAAATTCTCGATTATATCTGCATATTTTCAAGCCTTTGATAATATGCAAACAGGAAATACTAACACAACAAATTAAGAGGTCCCAAAAAGGATTTGAGAATTCCTTTGGTCCCTCAAGCTTCAATACAAGGTTATCATATTTCTTTGGAAAATTCTTAATGAGGCCCTTCCCTGTAAGACAATGATTAAAAGGAGAATG is part of the Gossypium arboreum isolate Shixiya-1 chromosome 5, ASM2569848v2, whole genome shotgun sequence genome and harbors:
- the LOC108451871 gene encoding branched-chain-amino-acid aminotransferase 2, chloroplastic-like, which translates into the protein MYVMSCCKDQRFLKGQLCRYANIELSPSAGVLNYGQGVYEGMKANRTQDGRILLFRADQNAGRMRHGAERMCMPSPSIDQFIDAVKETVSANKRWIPPPGKGSLYVRPMLLGTGPILGLAPAPEYTFLIYVSPVGYYFKEGTAPLNLYIEEEYVRASPGGAGGVKSITNYAPVMKAITKAKDRGFSDVLYLDAINKKYLEEVSSCNIFIVKGNVISTPATNGTILEGVTRKSIIEIAKDHGYQVEERSVAVDELVDADDAVVESTKNNLFPVK